A part of Bosea sp. (in: a-proteobacteria) genomic DNA contains:
- a CDS encoding carbohydrate ABC transporter permease — protein MARRTSTLHRIFVTALAWVVGFLIFFPVLWTILTSFKSELDAFSLPPKFLFFQWTTENYADVQARSNYLRFAMNSVALALGSTLVALLFAVPAAWAMAFQPTKKTKDLLMWMLSTKMMPPVGALIPVYLLFRDFGLLDTRGGLIVILFLMNLPIVVWMLYTYFREIPVDILEAARMDGATLWKELVFVLAPMALPGIASTMLLNVILAWNEAFWTLNLTTSNAAPLTQFIASFSAPQGLFWAKLSAASTMAIGPILILGWFAQKQLVRGLTFGAVK, from the coding sequence ATGGCACGCCGAACCTCGACGCTTCATCGCATCTTTGTCACTGCACTGGCATGGGTCGTCGGTTTCCTCATCTTCTTCCCTGTGCTCTGGACCATCCTGACCAGCTTCAAGAGCGAACTCGACGCCTTCTCGCTGCCGCCGAAGTTCCTGTTCTTCCAGTGGACCACGGAAAACTATGCCGACGTGCAGGCGCGCTCCAACTACCTGCGCTTTGCCATGAATTCCGTGGCGCTGGCGCTGGGCTCGACGCTGGTTGCGCTGCTCTTTGCGGTTCCGGCCGCCTGGGCCATGGCTTTCCAGCCAACGAAGAAGACCAAGGACCTTCTGATGTGGATGCTGTCGACCAAGATGATGCCGCCAGTGGGAGCGTTGATCCCGGTTTATCTGCTGTTCCGCGATTTCGGGCTGCTGGATACGCGCGGCGGTCTTATTGTGATCCTTTTCCTGATGAACCTGCCCATCGTGGTCTGGATGCTCTACACCTATTTCAGGGAAATCCCGGTTGATATCCTGGAAGCAGCGCGCATGGATGGCGCGACGCTGTGGAAGGAGCTGGTGTTCGTGCTGGCCCCGATGGCGCTGCCCGGCATTGCCTCCACAATGCTGCTCAATGTCATCCTGGCCTGGAACGAGGCATTCTGGACACTGAACCTGACCACATCGAACGCGGCGCCCCTGACCCAGTTCATCGCCAGCTTTTCGGCGCCGCAAGGATTGTTCTGGGCCAAGCTGTCGGCGGCCTCGACAATGGCCATTGGCCCCATCCTTATCCTCGGCTGGTTTGCCCAGAAGCAGTTGGTCCGCGGCCTTACATTCGGAGCGGTGAAATGA
- a CDS encoding ABC transporter ATP-binding protein: MKGSIQLSGVEKAFAEVKVIKGVDLAIRGGEFVVFVGPSGCGKSTLLRLIAGLEDTTGGSIRIDDADVTDLPAAKRGLAMVFQSYALYPHMSVRNNIAFGLKMANVPKPEIAAKVEKAARTLNLTDFLDRKPAQLSGGQRQRVAIGRAIVREPKAFLFDEPLSNLDASLRVQMRLEIAQLHQSLKSTMVYVTHDQVEAMTMADRIVVLDKGQVQQVGTPLELYNRPDNLFVAGFIGSPRMNLICAGEASGRYGAATIGIRPEHITLDQAGPHAGTIRLAEHLGSDTFLHLDAGELGPVVVRATGEFAAEAGGVARFAFPPERIHRFDSAGKVMRT, translated from the coding sequence ATGAAGGGGTCCATCCAACTGAGCGGCGTGGAGAAGGCCTTCGCCGAGGTGAAGGTCATCAAGGGTGTCGACCTTGCAATCAGGGGCGGTGAGTTCGTCGTTTTCGTGGGTCCATCGGGCTGTGGCAAGTCAACCTTGCTCCGGCTCATCGCAGGTCTCGAAGACACGACCGGTGGCAGCATCCGCATCGATGATGCGGATGTGACCGATCTGCCCGCGGCCAAACGCGGGCTCGCCATGGTGTTCCAGTCCTACGCGCTCTATCCGCACATGAGCGTGCGCAACAACATCGCCTTTGGTCTGAAGATGGCGAATGTGCCCAAGCCCGAGATTGCCGCCAAGGTGGAAAAGGCGGCGCGCACGCTGAACCTGACAGATTTTCTTGATCGCAAGCCTGCCCAGCTCTCCGGCGGGCAGCGTCAGCGCGTCGCCATAGGACGCGCCATCGTGCGTGAACCCAAGGCGTTCCTGTTCGATGAGCCGCTGTCCAACCTTGACGCCTCGCTGCGCGTGCAGATGCGGCTCGAGATCGCCCAACTCCACCAATCACTGAAATCGACGATGGTTTACGTTACCCACGACCAGGTGGAAGCCATGACGATGGCTGATCGCATCGTCGTGCTCGACAAGGGACAGGTGCAGCAGGTCGGCACGCCGCTTGAACTCTACAACCGGCCGGACAACCTGTTTGTCGCTGGCTTCATCGGTTCGCCGCGCATGAACCTCATCTGCGCTGGCGAGGCAAGCGGCCGTTATGGCGCGGCGACCATCGGCATCAGGCCGGAGCACATCACGCTCGATCAGGCAGGGCCGCATGCCGGCACGATCCGGCTGGCGGAACATCTGGGCTCAGACACGTTCCTGCATCTCGATGCTGGCGAGCTTGGTCCAGTGGTGGTGCGAGCCACTGGCGAATTCGCAGCAGAAGCGGGCGGTGTGGCGCGTTTCGCCTTCCCGCCTGAACGCATCCACCGCTTCGATTCAGCAGGGAAAGTCATGCGCACGTGA
- a CDS encoding L-iditol 2-dehydrogenase — MRLAGKTAIITGGARGIGRAIAEGYAAEGARVCIADINGADAKSTAAAIGSGAFALSLDVTSAASIAGCVADMERIAGGVDILVNNAAIFDMGPLTEITEASYDRVFAVNVKGALFMLQAVAKSMVAAGKGGKIINMASQAGRRGEALVAVYCASKAAVISLTQSAGLALIGHGINVNGISPGVVDTPMWTEVDAMFARHENRPPGEKKRLVGEGVPFGRMGKPEDHVGCAIFLASGESDYVVAQTFNVDGGQWMS; from the coding sequence GTGAGGCTTGCCGGAAAGACTGCAATCATCACTGGCGGGGCGCGCGGCATCGGTCGGGCCATCGCCGAGGGATACGCCGCAGAAGGTGCGCGCGTCTGCATCGCGGACATCAATGGTGCGGATGCAAAGTCCACCGCCGCCGCGATTGGCTCGGGCGCATTCGCGCTGAGTCTGGATGTGACGAGCGCCGCATCCATCGCCGGGTGCGTCGCCGATATGGAGCGCATCGCCGGCGGCGTCGACATCCTGGTGAACAACGCCGCCATCTTCGACATGGGGCCGCTGACCGAAATCACCGAGGCAAGCTATGACCGCGTTTTCGCCGTCAACGTCAAAGGCGCGCTGTTCATGCTGCAGGCCGTGGCCAAGTCGATGGTCGCGGCCGGCAAGGGTGGCAAGATCATCAACATGGCATCGCAGGCCGGCCGACGGGGCGAGGCGTTGGTCGCGGTCTATTGCGCCTCGAAGGCGGCCGTCATCAGCCTTACGCAATCGGCCGGCCTCGCCCTTATCGGACACGGCATCAACGTCAACGGCATCTCGCCCGGCGTTGTCGACACGCCGATGTGGACCGAGGTTGACGCCATGTTCGCGCGGCACGAAAACCGTCCGCCCGGCGAGAAGAAGCGTCTCGTGGGCGAAGGCGTGCCTTTCGGCCGCATGGGCAAGCCCGAGGATCATGTGGGATGCGCCATCTTTCTCGCATCCGGTGAAAGTGACTATGTCGTGGCGCAGACATTCAATGTTGATGGCGGCCAATGGATGAGCTGA
- a CDS encoding sugar ABC transporter permease — translation MATQHANKLSRLAVAPSVAVLLVWMIVPLGLTIWFSLLRYNLLNPGGETFTGLENFRYFLSDPAFFKALFNTLLVVFNVIVISIVGGILLALLLDQPIFGRSIVRLMVIAPFFVMPTVSALVWKNMMMHPVSGILAAGMTAIGLKPIDWIGDLPLTSISIMVSWQWLPFATLILLTSLQSLDREQKEAAEMDGAGFLSQFIFITLPHLARPIAVVILIETIFLLNIFAEVYVTGTGGTAGNLSYLVYFQGLLNYDVGGASAGGIIAVVLANIVAIFLIRLIGKNLEN, via the coding sequence GTTGCTGGTCTGGATGATCGTGCCGCTGGGCCTGACCATCTGGTTTTCATTGCTGCGCTACAACCTGCTCAATCCCGGCGGTGAAACCTTCACCGGGCTCGAAAATTTCCGCTATTTCCTGTCGGATCCCGCTTTCTTCAAGGCGCTGTTCAACACCCTTCTGGTGGTCTTCAATGTCATCGTGATCAGCATCGTCGGCGGCATCCTGCTGGCTCTGCTGCTCGACCAGCCGATTTTCGGCCGCAGCATCGTGCGCCTGATGGTCATCGCGCCATTCTTCGTCATGCCAACGGTCTCCGCCCTGGTCTGGAAGAACATGATGATGCACCCGGTTTCGGGTATTCTGGCAGCGGGCATGACCGCGATTGGGCTGAAACCGATCGACTGGATTGGCGATCTGCCGCTCACCTCCATCTCCATCATGGTGTCATGGCAGTGGCTTCCGTTCGCAACGCTGATCCTGCTGACCTCGCTTCAGTCTCTGGACCGGGAGCAGAAGGAGGCGGCAGAGATGGACGGGGCCGGGTTCCTCTCCCAGTTCATCTTCATCACGCTGCCCCATTTGGCTAGGCCTATTGCTGTCGTGATCCTGATCGAGACAATCTTTCTGCTGAACATCTTTGCCGAAGTCTATGTCACAGGCACCGGCGGCACGGCGGGGAACCTGTCCTATCTCGTCTACTTCCAGGGCCTGCTGAACTATGACGTAGGGGGTGCATCGGCAGGCGGCATCATCGCGGTTGTGCTTGCCAACATCGTCGCGATCTTCCTCATTCGCCTCATTGGCAAGAATCTTGAGAACTAA